The following proteins come from a genomic window of Halomarina ordinaria:
- a CDS encoding AzlC family ABC transporter permease, with protein sequence MTSLARRASFLAGARAVAPIMVGIVPFGLLAGATAVAVGIDPLQAVGMSVFIFAGASQLAAIDLVGGDAPAVVVVATVLIINLRMSMYSASLAPYFDRLRTLARVPLAYLLTDQAYALAVTRFGEEEGPRSRTWYYLGAALPLWVVWQLCTVVGIVAGAAVPESIPIDFAVPLTFLALLVPAIEGRATAAAAAVGGGVAVVGAGLPFNLGLVVGALCGIAGGMVADGVGDE encoded by the coding sequence ATGACCTCGCTAGCGCGGCGCGCGTCGTTCCTCGCGGGCGCGCGGGCCGTCGCCCCCATCATGGTCGGCATCGTGCCGTTCGGCCTGCTCGCCGGCGCGACGGCCGTCGCGGTGGGCATCGACCCCCTCCAGGCCGTCGGCATGTCGGTGTTCATCTTCGCCGGCGCCTCCCAGCTGGCGGCCATCGACCTCGTGGGCGGCGACGCGCCCGCCGTCGTCGTCGTGGCGACGGTGCTCATCATCAACCTCCGCATGAGCATGTACAGCGCGTCGCTCGCGCCCTACTTCGACCGTCTGCGAACGCTCGCGCGCGTCCCGCTCGCCTACCTGCTCACCGACCAGGCGTACGCGCTCGCCGTGACGCGCTTCGGCGAGGAGGAGGGACCGCGCTCGCGGACGTGGTACTACCTCGGCGCGGCCCTCCCGCTGTGGGTCGTCTGGCAACTGTGTACGGTCGTCGGCATCGTCGCGGGCGCGGCCGTCCCCGAGTCGATACCCATCGACTTCGCCGTCCCACTGACGTTCCTCGCGCTGCTCGTCCCGGCCATCGAGGGACGCGCGACGGCGGCGGCCGCGGCCGTCGGCGGCGGGGTGGCCGTCGTCGGGGCGGGCCTCCCGTTCAACCTCGGCCTCGTCGTGGGCGCGCTCTGCGGTATCGCCGGCGGGATGGTCGCAGACGGGGTGGGTGACGAGTGA
- a CDS encoding AzlD domain-containing protein: MSLAGLDLWLVILAAGLGTFLIRLSFFLLFERVDTVPTRVRWALSFVPPAVLAALVAPDIVALSPESFSPARLLAGLFAVAVAWRTESVLATIVSGLVALVVFQTVL; the protein is encoded by the coding sequence GTGAGCCTCGCCGGTCTCGACCTCTGGCTGGTCATCCTCGCGGCGGGGCTCGGGACGTTCCTCATCCGCCTCTCGTTCTTCCTGCTGTTCGAGCGCGTCGACACGGTCCCGACGCGCGTCCGGTGGGCGCTGTCGTTCGTCCCGCCGGCGGTGCTGGCGGCGCTGGTCGCACCCGACATCGTCGCGCTCTCGCCGGAGTCGTTCTCGCCGGCGCGTCTGCTGGCGGGCCTGTTCGCCGTCGCCGTCGCCTGGCGCACCGAGAGCGTCCTCGCCACCATCGTCTCCGGACTCGTCGCGCTGGTGGTGTTCCAGACGGTCCTCTGA
- a CDS encoding beta-CASP ribonuclease aCPSF1: MSTVEKQLDALKAEITEEVPNDISISDVTYEGPELVIYTRDPKRFAQNGDLVRTLAGKLRKRITVRPDPDVLSRPADAEEQIRGVIPEEAGVTDLDFHADTGEVVIEAQKPGMVIGRHGSTLREITKRIGWTPEVVRTPPIESSTVSNVRNFLKQERDDRRDILERVGRQIHRREMSDDEWVRISTLGCCREVGRASFILSTPETRILVDCGDKPGSDDVPYLQVPEALGSGAASLDAVVLTHAHLDHSALVPLLFKYGYDGPIYCTEPTRDLMGLLTLDYLDVAAKEGRAPPYESEMVREAIKHCIPLEYGDVTDIAPDVKLTFHNAGHILGSAVSHFHIGDGLYNVAFSGDIHYTDTRLFNGAVNEFPRVETLVLESTYGGRNDYQTDQEDSERKLVEVINETYDRGGKVLIPAFAVGRSQEIMLVIEEAMRTGKIPEMPVHLDGMIWEATAIHTTYPEYLRDDLRDRIFHDDENPFLSPQFNHIDRGEEERQEVADGEPCIILSTSGMVTGGPIMSWLEHVGPDPDSRMVFVGYQAQGTLGRRIQNGWDEIPMNGRGGRANTLSLKLDVETVDGFSGHADRNGLMNFVRTMNPRPEKVLCVHGDEGSVQDLSSALYHEFNMRTFAPKNLETFRFK, translated from the coding sequence ATGAGTACGGTAGAGAAGCAACTCGACGCGCTGAAGGCAGAGATTACCGAAGAGGTCCCCAACGACATCTCGATCTCCGACGTCACCTACGAGGGACCGGAACTGGTCATCTACACGCGAGACCCCAAGCGGTTCGCGCAGAACGGTGACCTCGTTCGAACGCTCGCGGGGAAGCTCCGCAAGCGAATCACCGTCCGGCCGGACCCGGACGTCCTGTCGCGACCCGCCGACGCCGAGGAGCAGATCCGCGGCGTCATCCCGGAGGAGGCGGGGGTCACCGACCTCGACTTCCACGCGGACACCGGCGAGGTGGTCATCGAGGCCCAGAAACCCGGTATGGTCATCGGTCGCCACGGCTCGACCCTCCGCGAGATAACGAAGCGTATCGGCTGGACCCCCGAGGTGGTCCGCACCCCGCCCATCGAGTCCTCGACGGTCTCGAACGTGCGCAACTTCCTGAAACAGGAGCGCGACGACCGGCGGGACATCCTCGAACGCGTCGGTCGCCAGATTCACCGCCGCGAGATGTCCGACGACGAGTGGGTGCGCATCTCGACGCTCGGCTGCTGTCGGGAGGTCGGGCGCGCCTCGTTCATCCTCTCGACGCCGGAGACGCGCATCCTCGTCGACTGCGGCGACAAACCCGGCTCCGACGACGTCCCGTACCTCCAGGTGCCCGAGGCGCTCGGGTCGGGCGCGGCCTCCCTCGACGCGGTCGTGCTGACCCACGCCCACCTCGACCACTCCGCGCTCGTCCCCCTCCTGTTCAAGTACGGCTACGACGGCCCCATCTACTGCACCGAACCGACGCGCGACCTGATGGGCCTGCTGACGCTCGACTACCTCGACGTGGCGGCCAAGGAGGGCCGCGCGCCGCCCTACGAGTCCGAGATGGTGCGCGAGGCCATCAAGCACTGCATCCCGCTGGAGTACGGCGACGTCACCGACATCGCGCCGGACGTGAAGCTCACCTTCCACAACGCGGGCCACATCCTCGGGTCGGCGGTGAGCCACTTCCACATCGGCGACGGCCTCTACAACGTCGCGTTCTCCGGCGACATCCACTACACCGACACCCGCCTGTTCAACGGCGCGGTCAACGAGTTCCCCCGCGTCGAGACGCTCGTCCTGGAGTCGACCTACGGCGGGCGCAACGACTACCAGACCGACCAGGAGGACTCCGAGCGCAAACTCGTCGAGGTCATCAACGAGACCTACGACCGTGGCGGGAAGGTCCTCATCCCCGCCTTCGCCGTGGGTCGGTCCCAGGAGATCATGCTCGTCATCGAGGAGGCGATGCGCACCGGCAAGATTCCGGAGATGCCCGTCCACCTCGACGGGATGATCTGGGAGGCGACGGCCATCCACACGACCTACCCCGAGTACCTCCGCGACGACCTCCGCGACCGCATCTTCCACGACGACGAGAACCCCTTCCTCTCGCCGCAGTTCAACCACATCGACCGCGGCGAGGAGGAGCGCCAGGAGGTCGCCGACGGCGAACCCTGTATCATCCTCTCGACCTCCGGCATGGTCACCGGCGGTCCCATCATGTCGTGGCTCGAACACGTCGGGCCGGACCCCGACTCGCGGATGGTGTTCGTCGGCTACCAGGCCCAGGGGACGCTCGGTCGGCGCATCCAGAACGGCTGGGACGAGATACCGATGAACGGCCGCGGCGGGCGCGCGAACACGCTCTCGCTGAAACTCGACGTCGAGACGGTCGACGGCTTCTCCGGCCACGCCGACCGTAACGGCCTGATGAACTTCGTGCGCACGATGAACCCCCGCCCGGAGAAGGTACTCTGCGTCCACGGCGACGAGGGGAGCGTCCAGGACCTCTCCTCGGCGCTCTATCACGAGTTCAACATGCGCACCTTCGCCCCGAAGAACCTCGAGACGTTCCGGTTCAAGTAA